From the genome of Streptomyces sp. JH34:
TCGACGTCCTCGCGGGCGGCGTGGGTCCCGCCGCAGCAGCGGCCGCCACGGCCTTCGCCCTCGCCGGCGCGCCCGCGGGGGAGCCGTACGCGCTCGTCGTCTCGGCCGGTGTCGGCGGCGGGTTCGCACCCGCGGCGCCCGTCGGCTCCCTCGCCGTGGCGACCGGCATCGTCGCCGCCGACCTCGGCGCCGAGACCCCGGCCGGATTCGTGCCCGTCACCGGTCTCGGCTTCGGCAGGGACACCTTCCTGCCGCCCGAGGCACTCGTACGGGACGTGGCGGAGGCCACCGGCGCCGTGCCGGGCCCCGTCCTCACCGTATCCACCGTGACCGGCAGCGCGGCCCGCACCGCCGAGCTGCTGGCCGCACATCCCGGAGCCGTCGCCGAGGCCATGGAGGGCTTCGGCGTCGCGGAGGCAGCCGACCGGTTCGGCGTGCCGACGCTGGAGCTCCGGGCCGTCTCGAACACCGTGGGGCCGCGCGACCGCGAGGCCTGGCGTATCGGCGACGCGCTGGCGGCGCTCACCGAGGCGTTCGGGAAGACCGCACCCGTAGTGGAAAGTTGGACCCGGCATGACCGACTCGACCGACACCGTGACTGACACCGCGACAGACCCGGTCGGCGCACCGCTCCCCGCGCTGCGCATCGCCTTCTCGCCGTGCCCGAACGACACCTTCGTCTTCGACGCCTGGGCGCACGGAAGGGTCCCCGGCGCGCCCGCCCTCGACGTCACCTTCGCCGACATCGACCTCACCAACGGCATGGCCGAGCGCGGCGAGTTCGACGTGCTGAAGGTGTCCTACGCCGTCCTGCCCTGGGTGCTGGACGAGTACGCGCTGCTGCCGTGCGGCGGAGCCCTCGGGCGCGGCTGCGGCCCGCTGGTCCTCACGAAGGAGGCGGGCGCGGACCTGACGGGGAAGACCGTCGCCGTGCCGAGCGAGCGCTCCACCGCCTACCTGCTGTTCCGGCTGTGGGCGGCCGAGGCCGTGCCGGACGGGGTGGGCGAGATCGTCGTCATGCCGTTCGACGAGATCATGCCCGCGGTGCGCGACGGCCGGGTGGACGCCGGTCTGGTCATCCACGAGGCCCGCTTCACGTATCAGAACTACGGCCTGCACAGCCTTGCCGACATGGGCGAGCACTGGGAGTCGACCACCGGCCTGCCGATCCCGCTCGGCGCGATCATCGCCAGGCGCTCACTGGGCGAGGAGACGCTGAACCGGCTCTCGGATTCGATCCGCACGTCGGTGCGGATGGCCTGGGACGACCCGGAGCGTTCGCGTCCGTACGTCCTGGAGCACGCCCAGGAGATGGACCCGGCCGTGGCCGACCAGCACATCGGGCTGTACGTCAACGAGTTCACCGCCGACCTCGGCGAGCACGGCTACGCGGCGATCCGCGGGCTGCTGACCCGGGCGGCGGCCGAGGGCCTCGTGCCGGCGCTGGCCCCGGACGCATTCTCCGTCACCGGACGCTGACCGCGTGCTGCCGGGCCGCGGGGGCCCGGCAGCCCGTCAGACGTCGAGTTGGTCGGCGACCGCCCTCAGCAGTCCGGCGATCTTCGCGCCGGCGGCCTTGTCGGGGTAACGGCCCCGCTCCAGCGAGGGCGTGATGTTCTCCAGGAGGGTCGTCAGGTCCTGCACGATCGAGGCGAGCTCGTCCGGCCTGCGCCGCTGTGCGGCGGCGACGGACGGCGTGGGGTCGAGGATCACCACGGAGAGCGCCTGGTCACCGCGCTGGCCGGCGACCACACCGAACTCGACGCGCTGACCGGGCTTCAGCGCGTCGACGCCGGCCGGGAGAACGGAGGAGTGGACGAAGACGTCGGCGCCGTCGTCGCGGGAAAGAAAGCCGAAGCCCTTTTCCGAATTGAACCATTTGACCTTACCCGTGGGCACGTCTGTCCTCGTCCTCGATCTCGTCGGTGCGCGGGGGAGCCGCGGAGAACGGCTCCGGATAGCAGTACAGCGGGTCCGTGACCCGCCGTGCCCCAGGCTAATGGCCCAGGGGCCGGACACAAGACGTCGCCGAAGGGTTCCGCCGAGCTGGGAACTACCCTGGCCGGGTGAGTACTACTCCTTCCGGCGCAGGCGACCGGCTCGTACAGGTCGGCGCGGTCGTCTTCTTCATCGGCGCACTGGCCACCCTCGTCACCGTCGCCCCCCTGTTCCTGGGCACCGACCCCTTCCCGCCCGTCGCCTACGCGGTGTGCATGCTGATGGGGCTGGGCTTCCTGATCGCGGGCGCGGGGGTGGTGCGCTCGGTGTGGAAGAGCTCCCCGAAGCGCGCCGCCGCTGAGTGACCGGCCGCGCCTCCCGCTGTCCGGCCCGCCACTCCCGCGCGTGATCCCCGTGTGCGCGCTCCCGAGGGAGCCGGGCCGCCGCCGGACAATGGCGTGAATCCGGTGCCCGCACCGCGGGCCCGGCCCCCTTCCCCGGCGCGTCAGGCGCCCGCGAAGGTCCTCAGCCAGGCGGGGAACGCCGTGAGGTCCGGAAGGATCACGTCGGCTCCCGCCGCCCGCAGCTCCTCCTCGTCGCACGGGCCGGTGGTGACACCGACGGACAGGGCGTTCGCGGCGTGCGCCCCGCGTACGTCCCCGGTGTGGTCGCCGACGTAGACGCGCGCGCCGTGCTCCAGGAGCGCCTCCGCCTTGCCCTCGGCCCAGAGGCCGCCGACCAGGACGTCCGCCGCGATGCCGAGGTGCGCGAGGTGGAGCTTGGCGTTCGGTTCGTACTTGGCGGTGACGACCACCGCCCGCCCGCCGAGCGCCCGCACGGCATCCACGGACTCCCTGGCACCGGGGAGCGCGGTGGTCGGCGCGATCGCCGTGTCCGGGTACATCGCGCGGTACCGGTCGCAGGCCTCGGCGACCGCGTCGGCCGGGAACCAGTTGGACATCTCGTCCTCGAGCGGCGGCCCGAGGCGGCTGACGACCAGGTCGGTGTCGATGTACACACCCGTCTCGGCGGCCAGCCTCCCGTAGGCGGCCTTGATGCCGGGCCGGGAGTCGATGAGCGTCATGTCGAGGTCGAAGCCGACCGTCAAGGTGTGTGAGGACATGCTCCCCATTGTGCCGACCGCCCCGGCCCCGGTGTCCGGCCCGCCGACGGCGGGGCCCGGGGGTCCGGGGCCGGTCGGCGGCGTGCGGACTCACGGCACCCGCCCGCTCCTGCCGGGGGACCGGAGCCGACCCCGTGCCTCGGCCCCGTACCCCCGTACTCCCCGTCGCCCGTGGAGCGCGCGACGTGGGCCTGCGGCGGGGACGGCGGCCGGAGGCGCTCTGCCGGGGCGCACAGGGCCCGCATAGACTTAGCCAAGCCTTACCTCGCAATGTCCCGTCCCGTGCCGGATCCCGGTCCTCGCCCACCCGATTGGTCCCGATGGCAGCCGCCGCTCCACGCCTGTCCAGACGCGCGCTCGCGACCGCCGCGGCCGTCGTCGCCCTGCTGCTGTCCGTCCTGCTCAGCCTCGCCGTGGGGGCGAGGACCATCGCGCCGTCCGCCGTCCTCGACGCCCTGCTGCACGGTGGGCACTCGGACGCCGCCGAGGTGATCCGGCAGATGCGGGTGCCGCGCACCGTGATCGGACTGATGGTCGGCGCGGCACTCGCCCTGGCCGGCACGGTGCTCCAGGGCATCACCCGCAACCCCATCGCCGACCCCGGGATCCTGGGGATCAGTCAGGGCGCCTCGGTCGCCGTGGTGCTGGCCATCGCGTACGCCGGGATCCACACCCTCACCGGCTATGTGTGGTTCGCCTTCGGCGGGGCCGCCGTCGCGTCCGTGGCCGTGTACGCCATCGCCTCCCGGGGCCGTGGCGGCGCGACCCCGGTGAAGCTCGCGCTGGGCGGGGCCGCGATCAACGCGCTGCTGGTGTCGGTCACGATGGCGGTCCTCACCACGAAGGCCTCGGCCCTCGACGAGTTCCGCTTCTGGCAGGTGGGCTCGATCGCCGGACGCGAGGCCCAGGTCGCCCAGCAGATCTGGCCGTTCCTCCTGATCGGCACCGTCCTCGTGGTGTCCGTGGCGCGCGGACTCGACGCGCTGGCACTCGGCGAGGACGTCGCGAAGGGCCTGGGGCAGAACGTCGCGGCGGTCCGGATCGTCGGCGGCATCGGGGCGACCGTACTCACCGGCGCGGGCGTCGCGGCGGCCGGGCCGATCGCCTTCGTCGGCCTCGCCGTCCCCCACATCGCCCGCGCGATCGTGGGCAGCGACCACCGCTGGGTGCTGCCCATGGCCGCGCTCGTGGGCCCGGTGATGCTCCTCGTCCCCGACGTCGTCGGCCGGGTCCTGTTCCCGCCCGGCGAGGTCCCGGCAGGCGTCATGACGGCCCTGATCGGCGTCCCGTTCCTCGTCACCCTCGTACGCCGGAAGGCGGTGCCCGCATGAGCGCGGACACGGCAGTGCCCGTACGCGCTCCGGTCCGGCCCGCCGGTTACCGGGTCGTGCGGGTCGGGAAGCGGGGCCGCTTCCTGGTCCACCGGCGGGCGGGGCTCGTCGCGGCGGCCCTGGCCGTCCTCCTGGCGGCGGTCTGCGTCGCGTACCTGTGCGTCGGCGAGAGCTTCGTGGCACCCGCGGAGGTCGTGAGGGTCGTCCTCGGGCAGCCGTCCCCGGACGAACTGGTCGTGGGCACGCTGCGGCTGCCCCGCATGGTGGTCGGACTCCTCGTGGGCACGGCGTTCGGGGTCGCCGGGGCACTGATCCAGACCGTGGCCCGCAACCCGCTCGCCAGCCCCGACATCATCGGCGTCAGCCAGGGAGCGAGCGCGCTCACGGTGGGCGCGATGACCTTCGGCCTCACCTCGTACACCGTCCTGCCCTACCTCTCGATCGTCGGCGGTGCGGCCGCCGCGGCCCTCGTGTACGTCTTCGCGTGGCGCGGCGGGCTCCACGCGACCCGGTTCGTCCTCATCGGGATCGGCTTCGCGATCGCCCTGCGGTCGGTGACGACCCTGTTCCTGACGAAGGGCGACTACCTGGTCGCCCAGCAGGCGCAGATCTGGATGACGGGCTCCCTCAACGGCCGGGGCTGGGACGAGGCCGCCCCGATCGGCTGGGCGCTCCTCGTCCTGCTGCCCGCCGTGCTGTGGGCGGCGCGGGCGCAGCGCACCGTCTCGATGGACGACGACACCGCGACGGCGCTGGGCGTTCGCCTCGGGCGCGTACGGCTGGGGCTCGTCGCCCTCGGGGTGGTCCTGGCGTCCGTGGCGACGGGGACGGCCGGGCCGGTCGACTTCGTGGCGCTGCTGGCCCCGCAGATCGCCCGCCGGGTGACGCGTACGGCACAGATCCCGCTGCTGTGCTCGGCACTGCTCGGCGCCGTGATCGTCGTGTTCGCGGATCTGCTGGCCCGCAGGCTCTTCTCCCCCACCGAGCTCCCGGTGGGCGTGCTGACGGCGGCGGTCGGCGCCCCGTATCTGATCTGGCTGATCATCCGTGGCCACGGCGGCCGCGCTGGAGGCGACGCATGACGACCACCCGTACCGAACACAGCACCACGTCCAGGCTCGCGGCACGCGCCCTGACGCTGGCCTACGACGACCGCACCGTCGTGCACGAACTGGACCTGGCCGTTCCCGACGGGTGCGTGACCGTGATCGTCGGCCCGAACGCCTGCGGCAAGTCAACGACCCTGCGGGCCCTAGGCAGGCTCCTGAAGCCGGCCGGCGGGTCGGTGCTCCTGGACGGCACGGAGCTCTCCCGCATCCCCACCCGCACGATCGCCCAGTCGGTCGGGCTGCTCCCGCAGACGCCCGTCGCCCCCGAGGCGATCACCGTCTCGGACCTGGTCGCCCGGGGCCGCCAGCCGCACCAGCGCTGGTGGCAGCAGTGGTCGGACGACGACGAGCGCGCGGTGACGGAGGCCATGGAGCGCACGGACGTCACGACGCTCGGCGACCGGCCGGTGGACGAGCTGTCGGGGGGCCAGCGCCAGCGCGTGTGGAT
Proteins encoded in this window:
- a CDS encoding futalosine hydrolase — its product is MRVLVVTAVPAERDAVTRAFGAGPRVREVPGGEVHRAGPFDVLAGGVGPAAAAAATAFALAGAPAGEPYALVVSAGVGGGFAPAAPVGSLAVATGIVAADLGAETPAGFVPVTGLGFGRDTFLPPEALVRDVAEATGAVPGPVLTVSTVTGSAARTAELLAAHPGAVAEAMEGFGVAEAADRFGVPTLELRAVSNTVGPRDREAWRIGDALAALTEAFGKTAPVVESWTRHDRLDRHRD
- a CDS encoding 1,4-dihydroxy-6-naphthoate synthase, whose translation is MTDSTDTVTDTATDPVGAPLPALRIAFSPCPNDTFVFDAWAHGRVPGAPALDVTFADIDLTNGMAERGEFDVLKVSYAVLPWVLDEYALLPCGGALGRGCGPLVLTKEAGADLTGKTVAVPSERSTAYLLFRLWAAEAVPDGVGEIVVMPFDEIMPAVRDGRVDAGLVIHEARFTYQNYGLHSLADMGEHWESTTGLPIPLGAIIARRSLGEETLNRLSDSIRTSVRMAWDDPERSRPYVLEHAQEMDPAVADQHIGLYVNEFTADLGEHGYAAIRGLLTRAAAEGLVPALAPDAFSVTGR
- a CDS encoding cold-shock protein; translated protein: MPTGKVKWFNSEKGFGFLSRDDGADVFVHSSVLPAGVDALKPGQRVEFGVVAGQRGDQALSVVILDPTPSVAAAQRRRPDELASIVQDLTTLLENITPSLERGRYPDKAAGAKIAGLLRAVADQLDV
- a CDS encoding haloacid dehalogenase-like hydrolase, coding for MSSHTLTVGFDLDMTLIDSRPGIKAAYGRLAAETGVYIDTDLVVSRLGPPLEDEMSNWFPADAVAEACDRYRAMYPDTAIAPTTALPGARESVDAVRALGGRAVVVTAKYEPNAKLHLAHLGIAADVLVGGLWAEGKAEALLEHGARVYVGDHTGDVRGAHAANALSVGVTTGPCDEEELRAAGADVILPDLTAFPAWLRTFAGA
- a CDS encoding iron ABC transporter permease codes for the protein MAAAAPRLSRRALATAAAVVALLLSVLLSLAVGARTIAPSAVLDALLHGGHSDAAEVIRQMRVPRTVIGLMVGAALALAGTVLQGITRNPIADPGILGISQGASVAVVLAIAYAGIHTLTGYVWFAFGGAAVASVAVYAIASRGRGGATPVKLALGGAAINALLVSVTMAVLTTKASALDEFRFWQVGSIAGREAQVAQQIWPFLLIGTVLVVSVARGLDALALGEDVAKGLGQNVAAVRIVGGIGATVLTGAGVAAAGPIAFVGLAVPHIARAIVGSDHRWVLPMAALVGPVMLLVPDVVGRVLFPPGEVPAGVMTALIGVPFLVTLVRRKAVPA
- a CDS encoding iron ABC transporter permease — encoded protein: MSADTAVPVRAPVRPAGYRVVRVGKRGRFLVHRRAGLVAAALAVLLAAVCVAYLCVGESFVAPAEVVRVVLGQPSPDELVVGTLRLPRMVVGLLVGTAFGVAGALIQTVARNPLASPDIIGVSQGASALTVGAMTFGLTSYTVLPYLSIVGGAAAAALVYVFAWRGGLHATRFVLIGIGFAIALRSVTTLFLTKGDYLVAQQAQIWMTGSLNGRGWDEAAPIGWALLVLLPAVLWAARAQRTVSMDDDTATALGVRLGRVRLGLVALGVVLASVATGTAGPVDFVALLAPQIARRVTRTAQIPLLCSALLGAVIVVFADLLARRLFSPTELPVGVLTAAVGAPYLIWLIIRGHGGRAGGDA
- a CDS encoding ABC transporter ATP-binding protein → MTTTRTEHSTTSRLAARALTLAYDDRTVVHELDLAVPDGCVTVIVGPNACGKSTTLRALGRLLKPAGGSVLLDGTELSRIPTRTIAQSVGLLPQTPVAPEAITVSDLVARGRQPHQRWWQQWSDDDERAVTEAMERTDVTTLGDRPVDELSGGQRQRVWIAMALAQDTDLLLLDEPTTYLDIAHQVEVLDLVRRLAAPAADGTRGRTVVTVLHDLNQAARYADHLVAMKEGRIVAEGRPGDVVTAELVREVFGLEAVVVPDPVTGSPLVVPGAPWAPTPADPTE